A region of the Chelmon rostratus isolate fCheRos1 chromosome 1, fCheRos1.pri, whole genome shotgun sequence genome:
TAACCTAACCTGCATGTCTGTGGAcagtgggggggtggggggcaggagGAGAACAtgcacctgcagacacacaataCTAACCCCTGACCACCGCCACAGCTTGAACAGACAGATTTCAACCGTGgctgttattttgaaagtctgatcaaagtacaacaaagaCAGCAATTTGGGTTCATTGtgacaaaagcaacaaatgaCAGTGACAATGACATCAACAGATTGACAAAGACAATGGGGTGTATGTGGCCAACTTCAAAATGTATCAGTCTGACTTCATTCAGTAGACACACTTTATGCTGCTTGAAATTAGAGGATTAAAACAGTTTGCACAGCAGGCCCTGGACAGGCCAGAAGCATCATAACAGATTTCTGACCTGTGTGAAAAATTCAGGGATTATACGTGAACATATTTTGCTGGTGCAGCGGCTCATCTGCTCAACACATCTGAGGAGACAGTCCTCTTTTGTCATTGTAAGTTGATGAAACTGTGGACATGCAGCTATGTCTTTATTCATTCTTCCAACAAATGTTGTATATGCAGTCTAAACGGTTAACCACAACTCCTTTGAAATGATTAGCTCCATGCTAAATGTTTAGCTTTTGTTCACATTCAGAGTTGGCTGGAGGTCAAATATTGGTGTGGAGTGTTCCActtcttttcctgtctgtgtaACACTATacactgtttattattattttaataatatcaTTTTATGAGTCATGTCAGGCTCCTTCTTAGCTGGGACATATTAAAATCCAAAATGCATCCAAAGCTTGCTTTCATTGAAGGTGGGTGTTTTATCACGTTTCCTGTTCAGCAGCATCATCGTTCCACGTCCCGAGCTGGACTTCACCCACAGAACTGGACAGTATGTGATGTTTATCTTAGACTGTAAGGAGTTGAAATTAAGCCTTAAACCTACTCTGAATGCAAGTTTCATTGTAATTTAGCTCAAGTATATCTAAAATGGCTTTGTACGACTGTATTTTCTGAGCGAGATTTACAGCAGCCGTTGGTTATCGCTTGTAATAAATATATCTTTTGGCCACTGAATAATTTGTCAACTACAAACCTGTCAAATCCCTTCAGATAAACTTTATCAGTAGGCTTGTTTGAGATGAGCCACACCTCCTCTGAATACAGAACATCAGCAGTTACAATCCTTGCTGTTCTCTTTTAAAGGGCTGATTGGGTGTTTGATCAGCATTATGTTCTGCATACCAtaacaaagaaatgtttggtTGATGAGAACTTTTCTGAACCTGGAGACTACAAAGGAGATCTTAACAGTCCAGATACAGATCCAGAACCTTATTGaactattatttattattgtgaGGTAACAGAAACCCTCTGATAACAAGTGGGATGTGATCATTTTTCAGATACAGAAGAATGTGTGACTCCCAACAGTCTGCTATATCTTGGCTGTATAGTGTCTTTACATAAAATGTCtatgtaaaataataaagatgaataaatgctgtaataatatatttatatatatatatatattgtggTATTATCACAATATACAACGATACATGGGATTCTGCTAAACCCATCAAACAGAACATTGATTAACCAACAATTGCATACAATAAAATGGACAGATtgataaaaaatgattttaaaagaaCATCTATTCGCTACATCAGCCGCACCTCACAATTCCATAAATCTTCGTCTGACTTCCTGTATGACTCTAGGAGAGCTTGAACAAGGATGCTCTACGTGCTCAACATAACTAAATAATGGTAATCAgaacaaaaagataaaagttTTATTCCATCCTAGACTATTAGTTTTTGATAGGCCCCTGTCTCAATAAAAAAGGCATCATCTTCAGTTTATAAGAAACCACGCAGGTACCAAAATATCTTGGTCCCTTCATTAACATGAAGCTAAAGTCAGCTGAAGATGTGCACTTGATATCCCAGCTGATTATTTCAAACAGACGTATTTCTTTAGTTTCTCGTGGCGTGGTGTGGATGGGTGCGTTTTTCTGCACAGAAGCATGTATCTACAGAACAACAACGTACGTCCTCACAACATACAAACCATACCCTCACTTTAGTCAGGAAACATGTGTTTGCATCTCGATGCTGGGTGTATAATTCAAGGTGCTGACGAGCTGTGATTTCCTTCAATGGCAACACCCTCTACGTCAGTCTgaagcttcagctgttttcagagccTTGCTCCGTCATCCAGGTCAAAGTTCATCTCCAGCCAGTTCTGCCCTCTTTGGTCGTCCTCTTGCTATATTTTCTATGATGGGTTCTCTGTGCTGGGTTCTCTGTGCTTGTGCGTGTTATTCAGGCTTTGATCTATAGGATGAGTCTTTGACCCAGGATCTTGCGGTTGATCTCAGCCAAggccacagaaaacacaaaggccTTCTCATCAGAAAGACTTGCATAAATATCCACTTCcttctcttgtttctctgtgaacacaataaaacacaatcacacattgCAAACCGTTAACAAAAGTTAACAGTACTGATGTTTGCTTCCCCAGGGGAAatgttctttttcctctctcactgcaCTGATCTCTATTTGCCTGCAGTAAGCAGCTCTTGAGATAAGAGTAAGATCCAAACCTGACTGGCAGCACAATATCAGACATTTGTGTCAGTGATCAAATTAAAAGTCTACATATTAATCAATAAGGTTGTTAAGGAGAAAACTGTGGCAACAGCTCCATGCACTACTCCAACAGGACCCCACCactttaataaaaaacatttgctttaacTTTCCTAATCAAATATGCACTGACATGAGAGTCAGATGAACAAGACAGAGTTAATTTTACtaaacttaaataaatgatttggTGTGGTTTTCTGGGtcagggaaaaacaaaatgattgcTGCTTCATGGTTCCATTCAATTAAGGACAAACATTATAGGAAACCTGTAATATGAAACTGTAAGTAATCTCTTCTTTtacctttctcctcttcctgcttcttcAGCCCCACTGTTTTTGGTCTGCCTCGTCCTCTCCGGAtgggatctgattggctgttggcCCGGGATCTTCTCCTGTTTTCCATGTCACTGGTTAAAGAAGAGTCAATCCTCTCTCTGCGAATGCGCTCGGTCCTCCTCCGCTTAAAGTCCAGCTTGTCTGGAGCAGAAAACGTGCATAATGAAAAAACAGAGCACCATAATTTGTGTGTTAGATTGGCTCCAGGCCGATGTCTCAGATTTGTTGAGTGAATTAAATAAATCTGATGCTGTACTCGTTGACCACTGAGTCTCTGGTTTGGTGAGCTTTGTAGGAAAAAATCAGAATGAAGTCATCTTCCAGTGCCAGTGTGTGCTTCATAACAAAGGATTAATTAACTTTACATAAATACTGCACACCAGGTCAACACATTCGTCAACACTTGGCATTTCTTTTTCCAGCCATCAATTTTTATGCAAGTTTGTGTACCTGCATTAACTACTGCGTCTGACAGAGAGCCAGATGTAACTGAATTAATATTAACTTGCTCAACACACATTTAGAAGAATCATGTGAGCCTTTAGCACAAGGTCGACCTACATTTTCAGGCATAATTCATTCGCTTTATACAAGCTGA
Encoded here:
- the c1h16orf87 gene encoding UPF0547 protein C16orf87 homolog, which codes for MSANKTKKVKMATKSCPECDQQIPVACKSCPCGYVFISRKLLNAKLNERSSPAIADKLDFKRRRTERIRRERIDSSLTSDMENRRRSRANSQSDPIRRGRGRPKTVGLKKQEEEKEKQEKEVDIYASLSDEKAFVFSVALAEINRKILGQRLIL